In bacterium, a genomic segment contains:
- a CDS encoding glycosyltransferase family 4 protein: MGRGRIKIPVIQVITKLELGGAQQLALHLAREINRDLFQPYLICGKGGLLDQDVLNDERIRVHWIPHMIREIRPHLDVMALGEIRHAIRRILSGERQVKMSIIHTHSSKAGILGRWAARLERIPVILHTYHGFGFHDFQPRVLRLVFETVEILTSRISHGLVMVSRANQKKAIHCGIRPKLFSKVIYGGIELQEFLSAGEHAEGKRRELGLDDGHKVVSMISCLKPQKAPLDFVRLAGRVGSEISEARFLLVGDGDLRSQVAQAVARSGLQGRFQHLGWRRDVASILGLTDVLVLTSLWEGFPLTLLQAMAAGVPAVVTRVDGSPEAILDGVNGFVVEPRDVEAMAARVIQLLRDPQLRSRMGEEGRKRVQDFDIDHMVRKQEEFYLELVEAVLKGKNQCQ, encoded by the coding sequence GTGGGCCGTGGAAGAATAAAGATTCCTGTAATTCAGGTCATTACCAAGCTGGAACTCGGAGGAGCTCAACAACTAGCTCTTCACTTGGCCAGGGAGATAAACAGGGACCTCTTTCAGCCATATCTGATCTGCGGGAAGGGAGGGCTGCTGGACCAGGATGTTCTCAACGATGAAAGGATACGAGTTCACTGGATCCCACACATGATAAGAGAGATAAGGCCACACTTGGATGTTATGGCCCTGGGGGAGATCAGGCATGCCATAAGGCGGATTCTCTCGGGCGAGAGACAGGTCAAGATGTCTATCATTCACACTCACAGTTCCAAGGCAGGCATTTTGGGAAGGTGGGCGGCAAGACTGGAGCGGATTCCGGTGATTCTGCATACGTACCATGGATTTGGCTTTCATGATTTCCAGCCTAGAGTCCTCAGACTTGTATTTGAGACTGTGGAAATTTTGACTTCCAGGATCAGCCACGGCCTCGTGATGGTGTCTAGAGCAAATCAAAAAAAGGCAATCCATTGCGGAATCAGGCCCAAGCTTTTTTCTAAGGTCATATACGGGGGGATAGAGCTTCAGGAATTCCTGTCTGCGGGTGAACATGCAGAGGGAAAGAGGCGGGAATTGGGGTTGGATGATGGGCATAAGGTTGTATCCATGATTTCCTGCCTGAAGCCGCAGAAGGCTCCCCTGGATTTTGTCAGATTGGCCGGCAGGGTGGGAAGTGAAATTAGTGAAGCCAGGTTTTTACTGGTAGGAGATGGGGATCTGCGTTCCCAGGTGGCACAGGCAGTGGCCCGAAGCGGGCTGCAGGGCAGGTTCCAGCACTTGGGCTGGAGGAGGGATGTTGCCTCGATTCTGGGATTGACCGACGTGCTGGTCCTTACATCACTGTGGGAGGGTTTCCCTCTGACCCTCTTGCAGGCCATGGCCGCTGGGGTGCCGGCCGTGGTCACCAGGGTGGATGGGTCTCCGGAAGCCATACTGGATGGTGTGAACGGCTTTGTGGTGGAGCCCAGAGATGTGGAGGCCATGGCCGCAAGGGTTATCCAGCTCTTGAGGGATCCGCAGCTTCGCAGTCGCATGGGGGAGGAAGGCCGAAAGAGAGTCCAGGACTTTGACATAGACCATATGGTGAGGAAACAGGAGGAGTTCTACCTGGAGCTAGTGGAGGCTGTTCTCAAAGGGAAAAATCAATGCCAATGA